A genomic region of Leptolyngbya sp. NIES-2104 contains the following coding sequences:
- a CDS encoding RNA-binding protein codes for MSIYVGNLSYEVVQDNLAEIFAEFGTVKRVQLPTDRETGRLRGFGFVEMSSDAEEDAAIEALNGAEWMGRDLTVNKAKPREERGPSRGGFDRKGGGGGSSRRY; via the coding sequence ATGTCAATCTATGTCGGTAACCTCTCCTATGAGGTTGTGCAGGATAACCTGGCTGAGATCTTCGCCGAATTTGGAACCGTTAAGCGTGTCCAACTTCCGACGGATCGAGAAACAGGTCGCCTGCGGGGATTCGGATTTGTTGAAATGTCCAGCGATGCGGAAGAAGATGCCGCGATCGAGGCGCTGAACGGCGCTGAATGGATGGGACGCGATTTGACCGTGAACAAGGCGAAACCTCGTGAGGAGCGTGGACCTTCTCGCGGTGGATTCGATCGCAAAGGCGGTGGCGGTGGTTCTTCCCGTCGTTATTAA
- a CDS encoding NblA/ycf18 family protein: MSQPVELTLEQQFSIRSFETQVQQMSREQAQEFLVKLYEQMLMREAMYRHFLKHQWGLESGPMV; the protein is encoded by the coding sequence ATGAGTCAGCCTGTCGAACTTACATTGGAACAACAATTCAGCATCCGCTCGTTTGAAACTCAGGTTCAACAAATGAGCCGTGAGCAAGCGCAAGAATTTCTTGTGAAGCTCTACGAACAAATGCTAATGCGCGAAGCGATGTACCGTCACTTCCTCAAGCACCAATGGGGCTTGGAATCGGGTCCAATGGTCTAA
- a CDS encoding alpha-ketoacid dehydrogenase subunit beta — translation MAETLFFNALREAIDEEMAKDPTVLVMGEDVGHYGGSYKVTKDLYKKYGDLRLLDTPIAENSFTGMAIGAAMTGLRPIIEGMNMGFLLLAFNQIANNAGMLRYTSGGNFKIPIVIRGPGGVGSRLGAEHSQRLEAYFQAVPGLKIVTCSTPYNAKGLLKSAIRDENPVLFFEHVLLYNLKEDLPSEEYYLPLDKAEVVRKGKDVTILTYSRMRHHVMQAMKTLDKEGYDCEVIDLLSLKPLDFDTIGESICKTHRVIIVEECMRSGGIGAELTASINDRFFDELDAPVLRMSSQDIPTPYNGTLEALTIVQPPQIVEAVRKMVPLKV, via the coding sequence ATGGCAGAGACACTCTTCTTTAATGCCCTTCGAGAAGCGATCGACGAAGAAATGGCAAAAGACCCGACAGTTTTGGTGATGGGCGAAGATGTCGGGCATTATGGCGGCTCCTACAAAGTCACGAAGGATTTATATAAAAAGTACGGTGATTTGCGATTGCTCGATACGCCGATCGCGGAAAATAGCTTCACCGGAATGGCGATCGGGGCTGCGATGACTGGTTTGCGCCCGATTATCGAAGGCATGAATATGGGATTTCTGCTGCTGGCGTTCAACCAAATCGCCAACAATGCGGGAATGCTGCGCTATACGTCGGGTGGAAATTTCAAAATCCCGATCGTGATTCGCGGTCCGGGTGGTGTCGGAAGCCGTCTTGGTGCGGAACACTCTCAACGATTAGAAGCGTATTTCCAAGCGGTTCCGGGATTGAAAATTGTGACTTGTTCAACTCCCTACAACGCGAAAGGGTTGTTGAAATCTGCAATCCGCGATGAGAATCCCGTCCTGTTCTTTGAACACGTCCTGTTGTACAACTTGAAAGAAGATTTACCGAGCGAAGAATATTATCTGCCGTTGGATAAAGCGGAAGTGGTTCGTAAAGGAAAAGATGTCACGATCTTGACTTATTCGAGAATGCGTCATCATGTGATGCAGGCAATGAAGACTTTAGATAAAGAAGGCTATGACTGCGAAGTCATCGATCTGTTATCGCTCAAACCGCTAGATTTCGACACGATCGGTGAATCGATCTGTAAAACTCATCGCGTGATCATCGTCGAAGAATGTATGCGATCAGGGGGAATTGGTGCGGAATTGACGGCATCGATTAACGATCGCTTTTTCGATGAACTCGATGCGCCTGTGTTGCGGATGTCCTCTCAAGATATTCCAACTCCGTACAATGGAACCTTGGAAGCTTTAACGATCGTGCAACCGCCGCAAATTGTGGAAGCCGTTCGGAAAATGGTGCCGTTGAAGGTCTAA
- a CDS encoding homoserine dehydrogenase has translation MAFKVGLLGLGTVGTGTVEILRDPVQRHPLLQEIVIHKVGVRSIDQPRIVPPELLTTDLESIVTDPEIDIVVEVMGGLEPARSLMLKAIAHKKHVVTANKAAIAKFGDEIFTAASEAGVYVLLEAAVGGGIPVIEPLKQSLCANRINMVTGIVNGTTNYILTRMQLEGGDFSEILTDAQKLGYAEADPTADVDGFDAADKIAILASLAFGGRIKLPEVYCEGIRNVSAIEIAYAEKLGFVIKLLAIAKRKSSDELEVRVHPTLVPKAHPLASVNDVYNAILIEGDPIGQVMFFGRGAGSGPTASAVVTDVLKIAALLKVAHASQSNESPVLDPLLACSHQHYCAIAPMADLSTRFYARFLTLDYAGVIGKIGTCFGDHEVSLESVVQAGFRDGAAEIVVVTHEVQEGNFRKALSEIESMEAIEKVASVLRVLSP, from the coding sequence GTGGCGTTTAAAGTCGGTTTACTAGGATTGGGAACAGTCGGGACGGGAACAGTTGAAATTCTCCGTGATCCGGTTCAGCGTCATCCATTACTGCAAGAAATTGTGATTCACAAAGTCGGAGTGCGATCGATTGATCAACCCCGAATCGTTCCGCCTGAATTGTTAACGACTGATTTAGAGTCGATCGTCACCGATCCCGAAATCGATATCGTGGTCGAAGTCATGGGTGGTTTAGAACCTGCACGATCGCTCATGTTGAAAGCGATCGCACATAAAAAACATGTTGTCACTGCGAATAAAGCTGCGATCGCAAAATTCGGAGATGAAATCTTTACTGCCGCATCTGAAGCGGGCGTTTACGTTCTACTCGAAGCTGCGGTCGGCGGCGGCATTCCTGTGATTGAGCCGCTCAAACAATCGCTTTGTGCAAATCGAATCAACATGGTGACTGGGATTGTGAACGGCACGACAAACTATATTCTGACCAGAATGCAGCTTGAAGGTGGCGATTTTAGCGAAATTCTCACCGATGCTCAAAAACTTGGATATGCCGAAGCTGATCCAACAGCGGATGTCGATGGATTCGATGCGGCGGATAAAATCGCGATTCTGGCATCGTTGGCATTTGGCGGACGGATTAAATTACCTGAAGTCTATTGCGAAGGGATTCGGAACGTGAGCGCGATCGAGATTGCGTACGCTGAAAAACTCGGATTTGTGATCAAACTCTTAGCGATCGCTAAACGCAAATCGAGCGATGAACTAGAAGTTAGAGTTCATCCGACTTTAGTTCCGAAGGCGCATCCGTTAGCCAGTGTGAACGATGTGTACAACGCGATTTTGATCGAAGGCGATCCGATCGGACAAGTGATGTTCTTTGGACGAGGAGCGGGATCAGGTCCGACCGCGAGCGCAGTTGTTACAGATGTTTTGAAGATTGCAGCGCTCCTAAAGGTCGCTCATGCTTCTCAATCAAACGAGTCACCTGTACTTGATCCGTTATTGGCTTGTTCGCATCAGCACTACTGCGCGATCGCGCCGATGGCAGACCTTTCGACTCGCTTCTATGCTCGATTTTTAACGCTCGACTATGCTGGCGTAATTGGCAAGATCGGAACCTGTTTTGGCGATCACGAAGTCAGTCTCGAATCCGTGGTACAAGCAGGCTTCCGAGATGGAGCAGCAGAAATCGTAGTGGTCACACACGAAGTTCAAGAAGGCAATTTCCGTAAGGCACTGAGCGAAATTGAGAGCATGGAAGCGATCGAGAAAGTCGCCAGTGTTTTACGAGTTTTATCGCCTTAG
- a CDS encoding Gfo/Idh/MocA family protein gives MQNNIPIGYSQFGVPRTQPEPLRVGVVGVGNMGQHHTRVLSLLKDVELVGVSDINVERGLDTASKYRVRFFEDFHDLLERVDAVCIAVPTRLHHSVGMAALKAGVHVLIEKPIAASIAEAESLVNAAADCQCILQVGHIERFNPAFQELNKVLKTEEVLALEAHRMSPYSDRANDVSVVLDLMIHDIDLLLELANSKVVKLTASGSRATNSGQLDYVTATLGFANGIVATLTASKVTHRKIRRLSAHCRNSLTEADFLNNEILIHRQTTANYKTDYGQVLYCQDGLIEKVKTSNIEPLHAELEHFVQCVRGGMAPSVGGIQALKALRLASLIEQMALDGKVWHSTPDSKVIELETAAIAV, from the coding sequence GTGCAAAATAATATCCCGATTGGGTATTCCCAGTTTGGCGTGCCCCGGACTCAGCCAGAACCGCTTCGCGTTGGCGTGGTCGGTGTGGGCAATATGGGACAGCATCATACAAGAGTCTTAAGTCTACTTAAAGATGTTGAACTTGTAGGAGTTTCAGACATTAATGTAGAGCGCGGATTGGACACGGCAAGTAAATATCGTGTCCGCTTTTTTGAGGATTTTCACGATTTGTTGGAGCGAGTGGATGCTGTTTGTATTGCGGTTCCGACTCGGTTGCATCATTCGGTCGGAATGGCGGCTCTGAAAGCTGGAGTTCACGTTTTAATCGAAAAGCCGATCGCGGCAAGTATCGCAGAAGCGGAGTCGCTGGTCAATGCGGCGGCGGACTGTCAATGTATTCTGCAAGTCGGTCATATTGAGCGCTTCAATCCTGCGTTTCAGGAATTAAACAAGGTTCTCAAAACCGAGGAAGTTCTTGCGCTTGAGGCACATCGGATGAGTCCGTATAGCGATCGGGCAAACGATGTATCGGTCGTGCTCGATCTGATGATTCATGATATCGATTTGCTGTTGGAATTGGCAAACTCGAAGGTTGTGAAATTGACGGCAAGTGGAAGTCGCGCAACAAATTCGGGTCAGCTTGATTATGTAACAGCGACGTTGGGATTTGCAAATGGAATTGTTGCAACGCTGACTGCCAGCAAGGTCACACATCGCAAGATTCGACGGTTGTCTGCACACTGTCGTAATTCATTGACGGAAGCGGATTTTCTCAATAATGAGATTCTGATTCATCGTCAAACGACAGCAAATTACAAAACCGATTACGGTCAGGTGTTGTACTGCCAGGATGGACTAATTGAAAAGGTGAAGACGAGCAATATCGAGCCGCTTCATGCAGAGTTAGAACATTTTGTGCAATGTGTTCGAGGCGGTATGGCTCCCTCGGTTGGAGGAATACAGGCGCTCAAAGCTCTAAGATTGGCGAGTTTGATTGAACAGATGGCGCTCGATGGCAAAGTTTGGCATTCGACTCCGGATTCTAAAGTGATTGAACTCGAAACGGCAGCGATCGCAGTTTAG
- a CDS encoding DMT family transporter, whose translation MSFFLQFRGELAALTAAFIWACGSIVYTGVGRQITPLALNFTKGWIAIALLCLTFLLTGQSIPSIEFTPLLMLFLSGVVGIGFGDTAYFNALNCMGARRTLLFETLAPPLSAILALIFLHERLAISAWLGIGLTIAGVMWVILEQTSDQHENFRPRLGILYGLLAAIGQAVGAVMSRSALVNTEIDSLWSTLIRLMGGTIALFIWILLKRQSTEVIKPLRDPRLLTIITGTAFISTYLGIWLQQTSLKYATTGIAQALSSTSPLFVIPLSRAMGDRVSMRSVIGVLISLVGVSLLFHRQ comes from the coding sequence ATGTCATTCTTTCTTCAATTTCGGGGCGAACTCGCTGCACTCACCGCTGCATTCATTTGGGCATGTGGCTCGATCGTCTATACCGGAGTCGGACGGCAAATCACGCCCCTCGCTCTGAACTTCACCAAAGGCTGGATTGCGATCGCGCTACTTTGCCTCACATTTCTGCTCACCGGACAATCGATTCCCTCGATCGAATTCACGCCACTTTTGATGCTTTTTCTTAGCGGCGTAGTTGGAATCGGATTCGGAGATACTGCCTATTTCAATGCGCTGAATTGTATGGGAGCAAGACGAACTTTATTGTTTGAAACGCTTGCACCTCCGTTATCGGCAATTCTGGCTCTGATTTTTCTGCACGAACGCTTGGCAATCTCAGCTTGGCTGGGAATTGGATTGACGATCGCGGGTGTAATGTGGGTGATTTTAGAACAGACTTCGGATCAACATGAGAATTTTCGTCCCCGATTGGGAATTTTGTACGGGCTATTAGCGGCGATCGGGCAGGCAGTAGGCGCTGTAATGTCTCGATCGGCGTTAGTAAACACCGAAATTGATTCCTTGTGGAGTACGCTGATTCGATTGATGGGTGGCACGATCGCGCTTTTTATTTGGATACTGCTGAAGCGTCAATCGACTGAAGTAATTAAACCTTTACGCGATCCTAGGTTACTCACGATCATTACTGGAACTGCCTTTATCAGTACTTATCTCGGCATTTGGCTCCAGCAAACTTCGCTAAAATATGCTACCACCGGAATCGCTCAGGCACTCAGTAGTACCAGTCCACTTTTTGTCATACCTCTAAGTCGAGCGATGGGCGATCGCGTTAGTATGCGATCCGTCATCGGTGTCCTGATTTCGCTAGTGGGAGTGAGCTTATTATTTCATCGTCAGTGA
- a CDS encoding type II toxin-antitoxin system PemK/MazF family toxin, giving the protein MIPGDIVLVNFPFTDLSQTKLRPALVVWISPNGEDAVVCAITSQNLQTLQTDDFLIETTDLEFSETGLRVASKIRIARIATLSRSLVARKLGRLGTEQRNRLNAKLSQTFLV; this is encoded by the coding sequence ATGATTCCAGGCGATATTGTTCTCGTTAACTTTCCTTTTACTGATCTCAGTCAAACAAAACTTCGACCTGCGCTAGTGGTTTGGATTAGTCCAAATGGAGAAGATGCCGTTGTTTGTGCTATTACTTCCCAGAATTTGCAGACGCTTCAGACTGACGACTTTCTCATTGAAACAACAGATTTAGAGTTTTCCGAAACAGGGTTGCGAGTGGCATCCAAGATTCGCATCGCCCGAATTGCAACTCTAAGTCGATCGCTTGTTGCTAGAAAACTCGGTAGGTTAGGTACAGAACAGCGAAACCGATTGAACGCAAAGCTTAGTCAGACGTTTCTCGTTTGA
- a CDS encoding DNA methyltransferase, whose translation MEYYQPTLLNLPSEPVRTRRHRRSSDLNHIRNQDRACHDWYRFVLSFPPHLVQKYLTDFGMGSDQRVLDPFCGTGTTVVECKKQGVPSVGVEANQMAWFAGTTKLDWSIDSDRLLNHASQIAELAYANLDQPLRSLSEERSQLLLKNSISELPLHKALILLEQLEQHQDEHCDRHERLALAKILVYSISNLKFAPEVSIGKSKQDAPVIELWLDEIRQIATDLEYLRSLKDTPAIIHHADSRNLLQVLEPNSIDAVITSPPYPNEKDYTRTTRLESVLLGFLHTKADLRVLKQGLMRSNSRCVYRSDNDDQWVANHSEIQRIANEIEAKRIELNKTSGFERQYARATRLYFGGMAKHLADLRQALRPNAKLAYVVGDQASYLRVMIRTGELIADLAKSLGYEVTDIELFRTRLATATKEQLREEVVLLKWKGN comes from the coding sequence TTGGAATACTATCAGCCGACTCTTCTCAATCTGCCGAGCGAACCTGTTCGGACTCGTCGCCATCGTCGCAGTTCTGACCTTAATCACATTCGCAATCAAGATCGCGCTTGCCACGATTGGTACAGATTCGTGCTGTCGTTTCCGCCGCATCTGGTTCAGAAGTATTTAACCGATTTTGGAATGGGTTCTGATCAGCGAGTTCTCGATCCGTTTTGTGGCACTGGAACGACCGTTGTAGAGTGCAAAAAGCAAGGCGTTCCAAGTGTAGGAGTCGAAGCGAATCAGATGGCTTGGTTTGCGGGAACGACGAAGTTAGACTGGTCGATCGATAGCGATCGCTTACTCAATCACGCTAGTCAAATCGCAGAACTCGCCTACGCAAATCTTGATCAACCCCTACGATCGCTTTCTGAAGAACGATCGCAATTACTGCTGAAGAATTCGATTAGTGAATTACCGCTACATAAAGCACTAATTCTTCTGGAACAATTAGAGCAACACCAGGATGAACACTGCGATCGACATGAAAGACTCGCACTCGCAAAAATTCTAGTATATTCAATCAGCAATCTCAAATTTGCACCAGAAGTGAGCATCGGAAAATCTAAACAAGATGCTCCAGTGATTGAACTGTGGTTAGATGAGATTCGACAAATTGCAACCGATTTGGAATACTTGAGATCGCTAAAAGACACACCTGCAATAATTCATCATGCAGATTCTCGAAATTTGTTGCAAGTCTTAGAGCCAAATTCGATCGATGCTGTGATCACGTCGCCGCCGTATCCGAACGAGAAAGATTACACCCGTACCACTCGATTAGAATCGGTGCTGCTGGGATTTTTGCACACGAAGGCGGATTTACGAGTCTTGAAGCAGGGATTAATGCGATCGAATTCCCGCTGCGTTTATCGATCGGACAATGACGATCAATGGGTAGCGAATCATTCAGAAATTCAGCGTATTGCGAACGAAATCGAAGCGAAGCGAATTGAATTGAACAAAACGAGTGGATTCGAGCGGCAATATGCACGAGCGACAAGACTCTATTTCGGTGGGATGGCGAAACATTTAGCCGATTTGCGCCAAGCTTTAAGACCCAATGCCAAATTAGCTTATGTCGTTGGCGATCAGGCTTCTTATCTGCGGGTGATGATTCGGACAGGGGAATTGATCGCAGATTTGGCGAAATCGCTCGGTTATGAAGTCACGGATATCGAGCTATTCCGAACCCGATTAGCAACCGCAACCAAAGAGCAATTGCGCGAAGAAGTCGTGTTACTGAAGTGGAAAGGGAACTAG
- a CDS encoding CAP domain-containing protein: MIFRSVDRSNFLQTEQTAFGRRFQTPLTPAPQPDLLPVQPQSSSPAPLEVTSTVAPVQTDPNTGFRDLEWQVYDFTNQQRVQQGLLPLTLNLTLNDVAEKHSVDMAVRSYFSHQGLDGSLPWDRMKSGGYNYSRAAENIAFGYPSAQEVVTAWMNSPGHRQNILDPNLREIGVGYYNGYWTQNFGTAMQIA; encoded by the coding sequence ATGATATTTCGTTCAGTTGATCGATCGAACTTTCTGCAAACCGAGCAAACCGCATTCGGCAGGCGCTTTCAAACTCCATTAACACCTGCTCCTCAACCCGATCTGTTGCCAGTGCAACCCCAGTCGAGCAGTCCTGCCCCACTTGAAGTCACGTCCACAGTTGCCCCAGTTCAGACTGATCCAAATACTGGATTTAGAGATCTTGAGTGGCAAGTGTACGATTTCACCAATCAGCAGCGAGTTCAACAAGGTTTGTTACCTCTGACGCTCAATCTCACCTTAAATGATGTCGCTGAGAAACACAGTGTCGATATGGCAGTGAGAAGCTACTTCAGCCATCAAGGACTGGACGGATCGCTTCCCTGGGATCGGATGAAATCAGGAGGTTACAACTATTCGAGAGCGGCTGAAAACATCGCTTTTGGATATCCATCTGCACAAGAAGTGGTGACCGCCTGGATGAATAGTCCAGGACATCGGCAGAATATTCTTGATCCAAATCTAAGAGAAATCGGAGTGGGATACTATAACGGATACTGGACACAAAACTTTGGAACAGCAATGCAAATCGCTTAG
- a CDS encoding IS5 family transposase — MSKSYPSNLSHAQYELLRDLLPEAKPGGRPREVDLWEVLNAIFYILVEGVRWRSLPGDFPAWQTVYTYFRNWRKDGTWINVHDCLYRCSRIEQGRMPSPSEAVLDSQSVKSAAGVHEAVGFDAGKIIKGRKRFITVDTLGLVLRVFVTAASTPEREGGKTALQRVRKQGKAVSRLHTIWVDGGFDGAPFMQWVISICYWLVQVVLRPEQTKGFVLLKKRWVVERTNGWIMHCRRLVRDYELLPETSETFIYLAMIRIMVRRLA, encoded by the coding sequence ATGAGTAAATCATATCCGAGTAATTTGAGCCATGCTCAATATGAACTGTTGCGAGATTTGCTGCCCGAAGCAAAACCGGGCGGACGACCGCGAGAAGTGGATTTGTGGGAAGTCCTGAATGCGATCTTCTACATTCTGGTTGAAGGGGTGCGTTGGAGATCGTTGCCTGGAGACTTTCCGGCATGGCAAACCGTCTATACCTACTTTCGCAACTGGCGCAAAGATGGAACCTGGATCAACGTTCATGATTGTCTGTATCGTTGCAGTCGGATTGAACAGGGACGGATGCCCAGTCCATCGGAAGCCGTGTTGGATAGTCAGTCGGTGAAAAGCGCTGCGGGTGTCCATGAAGCCGTGGGCTTCGATGCCGGAAAGATCATTAAAGGACGCAAGCGATTTATCACCGTCGATACGCTGGGACTGGTTTTGCGCGTGTTTGTGACTGCTGCTAGCACCCCAGAACGCGAGGGCGGCAAAACGGCGCTGCAACGAGTCCGAAAACAAGGCAAAGCCGTATCTCGATTGCACACGATCTGGGTCGATGGCGGATTTGATGGCGCACCGTTCATGCAGTGGGTCATCAGTATCTGCTATTGGCTTGTCCAGGTCGTCTTACGTCCTGAGCAAACCAAAGGTTTCGTCTTGCTCAAAAAGCGCTGGGTGGTGGAGCGGACAAACGGTTGGATCATGCACTGTCGTCGCTTAGTGCGAGACTATGAGCTACTGCCGGAAACTTCGGAGACTTTTATTTATCTGGCGATGATTCGCATCATGGTGAGGCGTTTGGCATAA
- a CDS encoding helix-turn-helix transcriptional regulator, which translates to MKSPAQPVPPEVVQQVSDYFSVLGEPMRLRILNLLRDGEKCVQDLVEATETSQANVSKHLKVMLQAGILTRRSKGTLAYYSVEDELIFELCNLVCDRLATRIEQQAQHFRAFSLASRR; encoded by the coding sequence ATGAAATCACCCGCGCAGCCTGTACCGCCTGAAGTGGTGCAGCAAGTTTCCGATTATTTCAGTGTGTTAGGCGAACCGATGCGGCTTCGCATTCTTAATCTGCTCCGAGATGGCGAAAAGTGCGTCCAGGATTTGGTGGAGGCAACGGAAACCAGTCAGGCGAATGTGTCAAAGCATCTTAAAGTGATGCTTCAAGCGGGCATTTTGACTCGTCGATCGAAAGGAACGCTGGCATATTACAGCGTCGAAGATGAGTTGATTTTCGAGTTGTGTAATTTGGTGTGCGATCGATTAGCGACCCGGATAGAGCAGCAGGCTCAGCATTTCCGAGCGTTCAGTTTGGCAAGCCGCCGTTGA
- the rpsU gene encoding 30S ribosomal protein S21 has translation MAQVIPGENEGIESTLRRFKREVSKAEIFPDMRKHRYFETPIEKRKRKALAKRKQRRRKVR, from the coding sequence ATGGCTCAGGTTATTCCAGGTGAGAATGAAGGAATCGAATCGACTTTACGCCGATTTAAGCGAGAGGTTTCTAAAGCAGAGATTTTTCCCGATATGAGAAAGCATCGCTACTTTGAAACCCCGATCGAGAAGCGAAAACGTAAAGCTCTAGCAAAACGAAAACAGCGAAGAAGAAAGGTTCGGTAA
- a CDS encoding SufE family protein, translated as MSLSSTQLPPALDRIVQRLAQSTEPKRKYELLITLAQRLKSFPDSEKTPENKVPGCASQVFVVANLEDGKVLFDGDSDSQLVKGLVALLVEGLSGLTPQEVVELSPEFITATGLDVSLTPSRANGFYNILAKMKQKSQALTES; from the coding sequence ATGTCTTTGTCCTCCACGCAACTCCCTCCCGCACTCGATCGCATTGTGCAACGACTCGCACAATCGACTGAGCCTAAGCGGAAATATGAGCTTTTGATCACACTGGCTCAACGGCTTAAATCTTTTCCTGACTCTGAAAAAACTCCTGAAAACAAAGTTCCTGGCTGCGCGTCTCAGGTTTTTGTCGTCGCAAATTTGGAAGATGGGAAAGTCCTGTTTGATGGCGATTCCGATTCGCAGTTGGTGAAAGGATTGGTCGCGCTCCTTGTCGAAGGGCTGAGCGGTTTGACTCCCCAAGAAGTTGTGGAGTTGTCGCCGGAATTCATTACAGCGACCGGATTAGATGTAAGTCTGACTCCTTCTCGCGCCAATGGTTTCTATAATATTTTGGCAAAGATGAAGCAGAAATCTCAGGCATTGACGGAGAGCTGA